The Thermocrinis ruber genome has a window encoding:
- a CDS encoding toprim domain-containing protein — MSLSELLDRLRELSKTAVVVVEGKRDKEALKKLGIENVITIAGKRLTDLADILEGTPQVIPLFDLDEHGERIHKKVVAILSSQGYILIDEFREKLKEYGVVYVEDLYEKVRGAKKPAGSGQAD; from the coding sequence ATGAGTCTGAGTGAGCTTTTAGACAGGCTCAGAGAGCTTTCAAAGACAGCGGTGGTAGTGGTGGAGGGTAAAAGGGACAAGGAAGCCCTAAAAAAGCTTGGAATAGAAAACGTGATCACCATTGCGGGCAAAAGGCTAACAGACCTGGCGGATATACTTGAAGGTACTCCGCAGGTCATCCCCCTTTTTGACCTGGATGAGCACGGAGAGAGAATCCATAAAAAGGTAGTGGCAATTTTGTCCTCTCAGGGTTATATTTTGATAGATGAGTTTAGGGAAAAGCTCAAAGAGTACGGAGTAGTGTACGTGGAGGATTTGTATGAGAAAGTTAGAGGTGCTAAAAAACCTGCTGGTTCAGGACAGGCTGATTAA
- the rnc gene encoding ribonuclease III — protein MHALSSENYKELEDKIGYNFKNPHYLQTALTHRSYQNSRENYELLEFLGDSIVNFLVVSFLVENYPHYKEGVLASIKAYLVSEEFLASMAEELELDKYVRISGKRRTVSSSVLSDLFEALLGAIYMDSGGDMNSLKKLFLERYGEKIKEVVEKEAYKKDYKTLLQELTQGRWKDRPIYRLVSVSGKEHEKIFEVECQIREYRAIGRGRNKKEAQQEAAKKVYEMLQNT, from the coding sequence ATGCATGCCTTGTCTTCAGAAAACTATAAGGAACTTGAAGATAAAATAGGTTATAACTTTAAAAACCCACATTATCTGCAAACAGCCCTCACCCATAGGTCTTACCAAAACAGCAGGGAAAACTACGAGCTTTTGGAATTTTTAGGAGACTCCATAGTAAATTTTTTGGTGGTTAGCTTTTTGGTGGAAAACTACCCTCATTACAAAGAGGGAGTTTTGGCAAGCATTAAGGCTTATCTGGTTAGCGAAGAATTTTTGGCTTCTATGGCAGAAGAGCTTGAACTGGATAAGTACGTTAGAATATCGGGCAAGAGAAGAACTGTTAGCAGTTCGGTGCTGTCGGACCTCTTTGAAGCCCTCTTGGGTGCCATATACATGGATTCGGGCGGAGATATGAATAGCTTAAAAAAGCTATTCCTTGAAAGGTATGGAGAAAAAATAAAGGAAGTCGTAGAAAAGGAGGCGTACAAAAAGGATTACAAAACATTACTACAGGAACTAACTCAAGGCAGATGGAAAGACAGACCCATCTATAGGTTGGTAAGTGTGAGCGGTAAAGAGCATGAGAAAATCTTTGAGGTGGAGTGCCAGATAAGGGAATACAGAGCAATAGGAAGGGGAAGGAACAAAAAAGAAGCCCAACAAGAGGCTGCTAAAAAGGTCTATGAAATGCTTCAGAATACGTAA